In Toxoplasma gondii ME49 chromosome X, whole genome shotgun sequence, a single genomic region encodes these proteins:
- a CDS encoding peptidyl-prolyl cis-trans isomerase, cyclophilin-type domain-containing protein (encoded by transcript TGME49_227850) gives MAVLLQTTVGEIVIDLLTEDAPFSSYNFLKLSKAKFFNNVAFHRVEKNFLAHVGAPLTADPRWNVAGLKALTKAGDEDRQGCSVWGVQTLLEAGQVALRVPAAPRLPSVPLKKERGEAPLCSVAAKPEPRAETIPSPSSSSAFASSSSPTASPLVGRTSFFSSVDFASRSFPSFPASFSLASAGVSVSPRLPRSARFCPDEGEGDSKVKTRRHDVCGVVGWVPAAGRGADEEGGNSSVFYITLRDRIPFLDERNLTIFGRVAEGFDVLEKINLTFVDENFIPLTPIRILHTFVLDDPFEDPAFLEDAPSSPVPLVEEVGSDDEELDEVLVLEKIEKKEADARKVTLEILGDLPDADAKPPDNVLFVAKLNPVTQDEDLQTVFSRFGDILACDIIRDWKTGRSLQYAFITFRERSACELAYFKMQNVLIDDRRIHVDFSQSVAKEWRKYRQMGSRQKTEEGEKRLSELPQKTARNSSVASSMSRPASSVPGNFSSSRRFSDAPPRDRKENMSGWSDARRARDEAWRRGSELYRHSTRHERERDARRRDVDSRDDDRRRAERRREREGRKKKSAKSDSDGSDSEKKKRKKKSRH, from the exons ATGGCGGTTCTTCTGCAGACGACTGTGGGGGAGATCGTGATTGATCTCCTCACCGAAGACGCGCCTTTCTCGAGCTACAACTTTCTGAAGCTCTCGAAGGCGAAGTTCTTCAACAACGTCGCCTTCCACCGAGTCGAGAAAAACTTCCTCGCACACGTCGGCGCGCCCCTCACGGCAGATCCTCGCTGGAACGTGGCAGGCCTCAAGGCGTTGACCAAAGctggcgacgaagacagacagGGCTGCAGCGtctggggtgtacagacactgctCGAGGCCGGCCAGGTCGCTCTCCGCGTCCCCGCCGCCCCCCGACTTCCCTCGGTGcctctgaagaaggagaggggtGAAGCCCCTTTGTGTTCCGTCGCCGCGAAACCGGAACCTCGCGCTGAAACCATcccttctccatcttcttcgtctgctttcgcgtcgtcctcttctccgacggcttctcctctcgtggGTCGCACATCCTTCTTCAGTTCCGTGGACTTCGCCAGTCGCAGTTTTCCGAGCTTTCCGGCCTCCTTTTCGCTCGCGTCTGCGggagtctctgtctctccgcgtctgccGCGGAGTGCGCGCTTCTGTCCAGATgagggcgaaggagacagcaaagtGAAGACGAGGCGACACGACGTGTGTGGCGTTGTGGGGTGGGTCCCCGCCGCGGGGCGAGGCGCAGATgaggagggaggaaacaGCAGCGTTTTCTACATCACCTTGAGAGACAGAATCCCCTTCCTCGACGAGAGAAACTTGACCATCTTTGGACGCGTTGCCGAGGGATTCGACGTCCTCGAGAAAATCAACCTCACTTTCGTGGACGAGAACTTCATCCCCTTGACT CCCATTCGCATTTTGCATACGTTTGTGCTGGACGATCCGTTTGAAGACCCTGCGTTTCTGGAGGACGCACCCAGCTCTCCGGTGCCTCTGGTCGAAGAAGTTGggagcgacgacgaagagctCGACGAGGTTTTAGTTCTGGAGAaaatcgagaagaaagaggcagacgccAGGAAGG TGACTCTGGAGATTCTGGGGGACTTGCCCGACGCAGACGCAAAGCCGCCAGACAacgttctcttcgtcgcgaaGTTGAATCCCGTGACTCAAGACGAAGATCTTCAGACGGTTTTTTCTCG GTTTGGAGACATTCTGGCGTGTGACATTATTCGCGACTGGAAGACGGGAAGGAGTCTGCAGTACGCCTTCATCACTTTTCGAGAGAGGAGCGCATGCGAACTCGCCTACTTCAAAATGCAGAATGTCCTCATCGACGACAGAAG gatCCACGTGGACTTCAGTCAGTCTGTCGCGAAGGAGTGGCGCAAGTACAGGCAAATGGGAAGCCGGCAGAagactgaagaaggcgagaagcggcTCTCGGAGCTCCCGCAGAAGACTGCGCGAAACTCTTCGGTCGCGTCTTCCATGTCCCGTCCTGCGTCGTCTGTCCCTGGGAACTTCAGTTCTTCCAGGCGATTCTCAGACGCGCCTCCGAGAGACCGGAAAGAAAACATGTCTGGGTGGAGCGATGCCCGCAGAGCAAGAGACGAAGCCTGGAGGCGAGGCTCtgagctgtacagacactcgacgcgacacgagagagaacgcgacgcgagaagacgagatgTGGACAGCCGAGACGACGACCGGCGAAGAgccgagaggcgcagagaacgagaggggaggaagaagaagtcggcgaagagcgacagtGACGGCtccgacagcgagaagaagaaaagaaagaagaaatcgcGACATTGA
- a CDS encoding mitochondrial inner membrane translocase TIM44, putative (encoded by transcript TGME49_227830~Signal peptide predicted by SignalP 2.0 HMM (probability 0.590) with cleavage site probability 0.122 at residue 62): MAARAWKAALVAAPPSRRYRLSVSSLPSSRLNSPSGLSLLLRPSSVSSASASSHASAPSSFASSPPSVPTLASASAVSLDSRRCLARVSVSSCRNSVPTFSQVDSSPFALSPLFSRIPASSLACAPRAPLRLCSRADFSSASGDSASDGAGRTSSSSRSSHHSSSRTHRSSQHRRPSSGGSGSSASFIKSVLAQVKQDMERNHELKKAMEDLKASSLSQKSEKLSSRVQEAAATASALASQMANQTQTLWGDAATQASRMQQLLKDKAFTPIQEATEQNAALKGVAQAVGRARQRLNHALSKVASATEIFRDDVDDAEKKAAKWRQDMAVKRFKEQEARKREQELAQRPSDSEADGADEGAKKPQGAGEREGGERRTEEEEPREDALVLSQRTSWDRFSTKFKEMSFLQNFFENPLVAQLFGETEIAASIREMKILDPKFKLADMHNMMERVIAAHIVQAFLLGDEGTLAVHCAEGAFAAMRASIIERRAQKVRLDSEILQLGNVELVGARRSLTPPICATQNFSADECPWFVYTFTCQQVNCLRSEVDGRVVEGREDDIRRVVYSIAVSKHPKPETEGLLYPWMIREIAIIGSEAVW; the protein is encoded by the exons ATGGCAGCTCGAGCTTGGAAGGCGGCTTTGGTCGCCGCGCCGCCGTCTCGCCGGTAccgtctttctgtgtcttctcttccttcgtcacGTCTGAACTCTCCCTCtggtctgtctcttcttttgcgtCCGTCGAGCGTTTCTTCCGCGTCAGCTTCTTCACAtgcttctgctccttcttccttcgcatcctctcctccctcggTCCCTACactcgcctccgcctccgccgtctctctcgactcgcGTCGTTgtctcgctcgcgtctcggTCTCCTCCTGCCGGAACTCTGTACCCACCTTCTCGCAGGTCGATTCCTCGCCTTTTGCGttgtctccgctcttctcgcgcatcccagcttcttctctcgcctgcgctCCGCGCGCTCCGCTGCGACTCTGCTCGCGAGCAGacttctcgtctgcgtctggcgACAGTGCCTCGGACGGCGCCGGCCGgacctcctcctcctctcgctcttcacaCCACTCGAGTTCTCGGACCCACCGTTCGTCGCAGCACCGAAGGCCTTCCTCGGGGGGCTCGGGCTCTTCTGCGAGCTTCATCAAGTCCGTCCTCGCGCAAGTCAAGCAAGACATGGAACGGAATCAtgagctgaagaaggcgatgGAGGATCTGAAggcctcttcgctgtcgcagaagagcgagaagctcAGCAGCCGCGTCCAGGAGgcagcggcgacggcgagtgCTCTCGCCAGCCAGATGGCTAACCAGACGCAGACGCTGTGGGGGGACgcggcgacgcaggcgagtcgcatgcagcagctgtTGAAAGACAAGGCCTTCACACCGATTCAGGAAGCGACCGAGCAGAACGCAGCTCTCAAGGGCGTCGCGCAGGCAGTGGGGCGCGCGAGACAGCGGCTCAATCATGCGTTGTCCAAGGTCGCGAGCGCCACAGAGATCTTCAGAGACGACGTCGACgacgccgagaagaaagccgccAAGTGGAGACAAGACATGGCAGTAAAGCGCTTCAAGGAGCAGGAGGCGCGGAAGCGCGAACAGGAACTTGCGCAGCGACCGAGCGACTCGGAAGCCGACGgcgcagacgaaggcgcgAAGAAGCCACAGGGAGCAGGCGAACGAGAGGGCGGCGAGCGACgcacggaggaagaagaacctCGAGAGGATGCCCTAGTTCTCTCTCAAAGAACCAGCTGGGATCGATTCTCCACCAAGTTCAAGGAAATGTCTTTCCTGCAGAACTTCTTCG agaaccCCCTGGTCGCCCAACTTtttggagagacagaaatcgCCGCCTCCATCCGTGAAATGAAAATCCTGGATCCCAAATTCAA GTTGGCAGACATGCACAACATGATGGAGCGCGTCATCGCGGCTCACATTGTGCAAGCCTTTCTGctcggagacgaaggcacTCTTGCTGTG CACTGCGCAGAGGGCGCCTTCGCCGCAATGCGCGCGTCCATTATCGAACGTCGCGCCCAGAAGGTTCGCCTGGACAGCGAAATCCTGCAGCTTGGAAATGTTGAACTCGTCG gcgCCCGTCGCAGCTTGACGCCGCCGATTTGCGCGACGCAGAATTTTTCTGCAGACGAGTGTCCGTGGTTCGTTTACACCTTCACTTGTCAACAAGTGAACTGTTTGCGGTCGGAGGTCGACGGACGCGTGGTTGAGGGCCGCGAAGACGACATCCGTCGAGTCGTCTACTCGATCGCTGTCTCCAAGCACCCAAAACCGGAGACGGAAGGTCTCCTCTATCCCTGGATG ATTCGAGAGATCGCCATCATCGGCAGCGAAGCAGTATGGTGA
- a CDS encoding Memo family protein (encoded by transcript TGME49_227840) has product MAVRRAAHAGSWYSSDPGELTQLFDRCLATAEKTEENVIALICPHAGYAYCARTAAWAWRQVSPENVRRVFVLGPSHHVFLPGCALPASSVRAYATPLGDISLDTAVLETLRSAKLFETLALRDDEEEHSIEMQLPFLRHILRGKSFTLVPIVVGDLRPSGHAAVAKALRPYFLQEGNLFVFSSDFCHWGRRFRYSYLPPATASLPIFERIGILDKEGAALIEQQDPAGFQEYYERTGNTICGHNPISIFLHLLEASGRPRSAFKTKLLDYSQSSQVENESSSSVSYAAFASSLLSPAPSLS; this is encoded by the exons ATGGCAGTCCGACGAGCTGCTCACGCCGGCAGCTGGTACAGCAGCGACC CTGGCGAACTCACGCAGTTGTTCGACCGATGCCTGGCGACGGCGGAGAAAACTGAGGAGAATGTCATTGCGTTGATTTGTCC ACACGCGGGCTACGCGTACTGCGCAAGGACGGCGGCTTGGGCATGGCGCCAGGTCTCTCCAGAGAATGT CCGCCGCGTCTTCGTGCTCGGTCCTTCGCACCATGTTTTCCTGCCTGGCTGCGCCCTGCCGGCCTCGTCTGTTCGCGCCTATGCGACGCCGCTAGGCGACATTTCTCTCGACACCGCAG TGCTTGAAACATTGCGTAGCGCGAAGCTGTTCGAGACACTCGCTCTgcgagacgacgaagaggagcacTCGATTGAAATGCAgctcccttttctccgccACATTCTGCGAGG GAaatctttcactctcgtCCCCATCGTCGTCGGAGACCTTCGACCCTCCGGTCACGCAGCCGTCG CGAAGGCGCTTCGCCCATACTTTCTGCAAGAA GGAAaccttttcgttttttcttcagatttCTGTCACTGGGGGCGCCG GTTTCGCTATTCGTACCTCCCGCCGGCGACAGCTTCGCTCCCCATTTTCGAGCGCATCGGC ATTCTTGACAAAGAGGGTGCGGCCCTGATTGAACAGCAAGACCCTGCAG GTTTTCAAGAGTACTACGAGAGAACGGGCAACACCATTTGCGGTCACAATCCAATTTCAATTTTCCTGCAT CTCTTAGAGGCGAGTGGCAGGCCGCGGTCCGCGTTTAAGACGAAGCTTCTCGATTACAGCCAG TCTTCGCAGGTGGAAAACgagtcgtcgtcttctgtttcctacgctgcatttgcttcttcgcttttgtCTCCCGCCCCCAGTCTCTCTTAG
- a CDS encoding Tim10/DDP family zinc finger superfamily protein (encoded by transcript TGME49_227870), translated as MFGSSENSSLSSGEGASGFSGQGDSGVEAQQLVKLLLIQALNQQVHKTCFKKCFPSNKFYSELSKSDHVCLAKCMDRMYEANEIVHQATVEMRQNFPPSGTGL; from the exons ATGTTCGGCAGTAGCGAGAACTCGTCGCTCTCCAGCGGCGAGGGAGCCAGTGGCTTCTCCGGGCAGGGCGACAGCGGCGTCGAGGCGCAGCAACTCGTCAAACTCCTCCTCATCCAGGCTCTGAACCAg CAAGTTCACAAAACATGTTTCAAGAAATGTTTCCCCTCTAACAAATTCTACAGCGAACTCTCGAAGAGCGACCATGTCTGCCTCGCGAAATGCATGGACAGAAT GTACGAGGCGAACGAGATTGTGCACCAAGCGACCGTGGAAATGCGGCAGAACTTTCCGCCGTCGGGAACAGGCTTGTAA
- a CDS encoding hypothetical protein (encoded by transcript TGME49_227860), which produces MGKGAVHYTGTNFRRVQRLDIVDRMRALVAQGLVDAPLWLSAAERAPPMELSNLKLMDRKVHNKYLSLTQAVLKKYPNMRFQDCYVDGNDWSKGNDSYRADHPVMQFVALQLRLMNLGLDRHAAFREAEQAFYARRMQLEKQQKLNMAAAVVAAAARDPSAFARRPGSRGQGGSVPSSSLPRLTAMGLGDVQPLFTSGQAYWQFEIAKSQANHLLRIRSVLRRMKAQAEAAAQQEAESPSSSPPPSPSSPSAAASPSPRPSRRGANGLQSLRQRAFSLSERQRRASLLGQRSQAEEASPLSSLAARSSVSSTASGGDQRDSEGSAERGRELSERASLSGEEEELEEGEYLAEPIDEEAMMRWFDAGEEEFDGDEDRD; this is translated from the exons ATGGGGAAGGGCGCCGTTCAT TACACAGGGACGAACTTCCGACGCGTCCAGAGGCTGGACATCGTCGACCGCATGCGCGCACTGGTGGCGCAGGGCCTCGTCGACGCGCCTCTCTGGCTGAGCGCCGCGGAACGAGCGCCGCCGATGGAGCTTTCGAACCTCAAGTTGATGGACAGAAAGGTTCA CAACAAGTACCTCTCCCTGACCCAGGCAGTGCTGAAGAAGTATCCGAACATGCGCTTTCAAGACTGCTACGTCGACGGCAACGATTGGAGCAAgg GCAACGACTCCTACCGCGCAGATCACCCTGTCATGCAGTTTGTGGCCTTGCAGCTGCGCCTGATGAATTTGGGCCTGGACAGACATGCGGCCTTTCGAGAG GCGGAGCAAGCGTTTTACgctcgacgcatgcagctggaaAAACAGCAGAAGCTGAACATGGCCGCCGCAGtcgtcgccgccgccgctcGCGACCCCTCGGCCTTCGCGCGGCGGCCCGGGAGCAGAGGCCAAGGTGGATCTGTTCCCTCCAGCAGTCTCCCCAGACTCACAGCTATGGGACTGGGCGACGTCCAGcctctcttcacttctgGACAAGCTTACTGGCAG TTTGAAATAGCGAAAAGTCAAGCAAATCACCTCCTTCGCATTCGCAGCGTGCTCAG GCGTATGAAAGCTCAAGCAGAAGCCGCTGCTCAACAGGAAGCCGAaagtccttcctcttctcctccgccttccccttcttctccttctgctgctgcttcgccgtctcctcggcCTTCACGACGGGGAGCAAATGGCTTGCAGTCTTTGCGGCAGCGTGCATTTTCTCTTTCAGAGCGACAgcgtcgcgcctctctcctgggCCAGCGCTCGCAGGCTGAAGAGGCTTCaccgctctcttctctcgcggctcgttcttcagtttcttcgaCAGCCTCTGGAGGCGAccagcgagacagcgaaggcagCGCCGAAAGGGGGAGAGAACTGTCAGAGCGGGCAAGCCTTTccggggaagaggaagagttgGAAGAGGGGGAGTACCTCGCAGAGCCCATAGACGAGGAGGCGATGATGAGATGGTTTgacgcaggagaggaagagttcGATGGGGACGAAGATCGCGACTAG
- a CDS encoding hypothetical protein (encoded by transcript TGME49_227875~Signal peptide predicted by SignalP 2.0 HMM (probability 0.783) with cleavage site probability 0.561 at residue 22), producing MRSRLFVTLAATAENRLPRSSAASVARCESVAPCGASASSEGGGAWHTRRRSGWAEAARTRYGVRGGTDSAARVSNGKSRSVSPSVTCRTPEPSRTNMKTAVERCSFQGSAPGEIDAGQAIIWTDDASVAVEKSGQAAKPEGGTPETRGSSRLLLSQDGHRFSSSNAVSFPGAGALRDRQTSRVLAAEQVEVAGASARQ from the exons ATGCGTTCAAGACTCTTCGTCACTCTAGCCGCAACTGCAGAAAACCGT CTGCCTCGCTCGTCCGCTGCTTCGGTGGCGCGCTGCGAGTCTGTGGCACCGTGCGGGGCGTCCGCGTCTTCAGAAGGCGGAGGCGCATGGCACACCAGGAGGAGGAGCGGCTGGGCCGAGGCCGCGAGGACGCGGTACGGCGTGAGAGGCGGAACGGACAGCGCCGCGCGAGTTTCAAACGGAAAGTCTCGCTCGGTCTCGCCCTCAGTGACCTGCAGAACTCCCGAGCCTTCGAGAACGAACATGAAGACAGCCGTGGAGAGATGCAGCTTCCAAGGCAGCGCACCGGGCGAGATCGATGCCGGACAGGCAATCATCTGGACTGACGATGCGAGCGTCGcggtggagaagagcggcCAGGCGGCGAAGCCGGAAGGCGGGACCCCAGAAACGAGGGGAagttcgcgtcttctcctctcgcagGACGGACaccgcttctcctcctcaaATGCCGTTTCCTTCCCAGGCGCAGGCGCACTGCGAGACCGACAGACTTCCAGGGTGCTCGCGGCAGAACAAGTCGAAGTCGCAGGCGCCTCTGCAAGACAGTAA